A window of Candidatus Nanoarchaeia archaeon genomic DNA:
AACTGGCCGGATTCAAATACCTCTTCACAGCCCTCTCAAAAGCTTCTCCGGCTTTCTCTGCCTGCTTAGATGTGCTTTTTGGGCTATAAACAAGGTTATGATAAAATCGAACAACCAGATGTTCATCAGCATCTGTCTCAAGGTAGATTTTTGAGTTTCCGTCCCATCTTGATCCTACTCTGTACTCCGGTGGGCTGCGCCCTTCCTTAATCCGCCTCAAAATCTCCGAGGGCGGCATTCTCATAACATCATCGAATGGTCTCCCCCTGCCGCACTTCTCTTCATACATCCTGATTATCTCCAGAAGATGCTCTTCCTTCAAATCATCGAGTTTCATTCGGGCTGGTAATGCAGATTTCCTTATAAGGGTATCGCCAGCATCGCAACATCGGCGTTATGCCCTCAGTCTGTAAACATGTGGTAAGCCTCGTTTTCACACTTCGACGGCAGGTTTTTAAAGGGATCGGCGCCCCCCTCCTTAATGACAGAGCCGCAACCTCTATGGGACCAATACCTAATCACAGGAAGCCCTGCAGTGTTCGGGCAGCTCTATACACTGACGTATCCAAATGTACGAAATTACATCAGGAGAAACGCATCTTCGCAGCATGTAGAAGACCTTGTGCAGGACGTTTTCTTTAAACTCCTCTCTCACTATGGCCCCGAAAAGCCCCACCCTGCCCCTTTTAAAGTCCTCCTTATGGCAGTGAGCAGGAATACCCTCATTGACCACCAGCGCAGCCAGGCTGTACGAAACAAGTACAGGGGAAATGGGCAAGATCCGTATTCTCTGCCAGAGCAGCGCACAAATCTCGATCTGGAAAGGGCGCTTGGCCAAGCAGGAT
This region includes:
- a CDS encoding RNA polymerase sigma factor — translated: MTEPQPLWDQYLITGSPAVFGQLYTLTYPNVRNYIRRNASSQHVEDLVQDVFFKLLSHYGPEKPHPAPFKVLLMAVSRNTLIDHQRSQAVRNKYRGNGQDPYSLPEQRTNLDLERALGQAGSVRLSRDQQPAFSLLLNGHSNEEIANALGKSSPDTKQMVYRIREKLRSKLDFDQFL